In Verrucomicrobiota bacterium, a single genomic region encodes these proteins:
- a CDS encoding Gfo/Idh/MocA family oxidoreductase, protein MGQHEIGLGVVGCGGFGLFALQHFAQVAGVRLVAMAGTHREAARAAARRFGIPDIVEVEALVARQDVDLVYIATPPFLHHAQAMLAIEAGKHVICEKPLALTLDQADEMIAAARGRDLLLVANLMQRYNPVFEAMRRLVESKALGDVLHGFFENYATDEGLPPEHWFWNRTKSGGIFVEHGVHFFDLFAGWLGKGEVVAAQATTRPGNAAIEEQVQCTVRYAAGELVNFYHGFTQAARMDRQELRLLFERGDVTLHGWVPTRVHVRAIADEADTRTLCELFPGARLDVTTAYSPRDRPCGGRHKVLDVSQMLELSAGLDTNKMHRYGELLRAMLADQLAWIGDRSRRRTITDENGRTSLATALVADELAHRS, encoded by the coding sequence ATGGGTCAGCATGAGATCGGGCTGGGGGTGGTCGGCTGCGGCGGGTTCGGGCTGTTCGCGCTGCAGCACTTCGCGCAGGTGGCGGGCGTGAGGCTCGTCGCCATGGCTGGCACGCACCGTGAGGCCGCGCGCGCGGCCGCCCGGCGGTTCGGGATCCCGGACATCGTCGAGGTCGAGGCGCTCGTCGCGCGCCAGGACGTTGATCTCGTCTACATCGCCACGCCGCCGTTCCTGCACCATGCCCAAGCAATGCTTGCGATCGAGGCGGGCAAGCACGTGATCTGCGAGAAGCCGCTGGCGCTCACGCTCGATCAAGCCGACGAAATGATCGCCGCGGCGCGAGGGCGCGACCTGCTGCTCGTCGCCAACTTGATGCAGCGGTACAATCCGGTGTTCGAGGCCATGCGTCGGTTGGTCGAGTCCAAGGCGCTCGGCGACGTGCTGCACGGTTTCTTCGAGAACTACGCCACCGACGAGGGCCTGCCGCCGGAGCATTGGTTCTGGAACCGGACGAAGAGCGGCGGGATCTTCGTCGAGCATGGGGTTCATTTCTTCGACTTGTTCGCCGGGTGGCTCGGTAAGGGGGAGGTCGTCGCGGCGCAGGCGACCACGCGGCCCGGCAACGCCGCCATCGAAGAACAGGTCCAGTGCACGGTGCGCTACGCCGCCGGGGAGCTCGTCAACTTCTACCACGGGTTCACGCAGGCGGCGCGCATGGACCGGCAGGAGCTGCGGCTGCTGTTCGAGCGAGGCGACGTGACGCTCCATGGCTGGGTGCCGACGCGCGTGCACGTGCGCGCGATCGCCGACGAGGCAGACACGCGGACGCTCTGCGAGCTGTTCCCCGGCGCGCGTCTCGACGTGACAACGGCCTACTCGCCCAGGGATCGACCGTGCGGGGGGCGACACAAGGTGCTCGACGTTTCCCAGATGCTCGAGCTCAGCGCGGGGCTGGACACAAACAAGATGCACCGTTACGGCGAGTTGCTTCGCGCGATGCTGGCCGACCAGCTCGCGTGGATCGGCGACCGAAGCCGCCGGCGGACCATCACTGACGAGAACGGGCGCACGTCGCTCGCGACGGCGCTCGTGGCCGACGAGTTGGCCCATAGGAGCTAG